The following nucleotide sequence is from Methanofollis fontis.
GGATCGTCACAAGGGACTGTTTTCCGTCTTTCAGGCTGATGCGTGCGACCCCGCCGGGAACCGGTTCTTCGGGGAGGTTCAGTTCGCTCCGTTTCAGCCTGAAGATCAGCCTCCTCCTGTACGGTCCGTAGGCCAATTTTGCAGGAAGCACCACACTTTTTGTCTCGCCCGGGGCCATGCCGTCGAGCGCCCCTTCAAAGGCGGGGTTGACCTTCCCCTCCCCGATCACCACCTCCTGCGGCTCTTCGACCTGATCGAAGATGGTGCCGTCGTCCAGGCGGCCGATATAGGTGACGAGAACGGTATCCCCCCATGCTGCATGGCGCATGGGATCCGCGTGCGCCGGGAGGGGTATTAAAGGTTGTATGGGGTGATTCCCCTCTCCTCAGAGGCGGACGAGGCGCACCTCTCTCCTCTCTGTCTCGAGGAGGGCGACCGTCGGCGTCCCGCTCAGGTATCCGCACGCTTCACCCGGGTTGATCTGGAGGCAGGTCCCGGACCGACCGATGAGGGGACGATGGGAGTGGCCTGAAACGATGGCGTCATATCCTCCCTCCTCGAGGAGGACGTTGTGGAGGGCGGTATCATGGCCATGGACCAGTCCGATGCGCATGGACCCGATCTCCACCTCTGCAGAATCGCCTCGCAGATCGATATTCTCCATCTCTGCAGCCGTTCGCATCAGGTGGTCCCGATCGCCGTCATTGTTACCGAACACCCCGATCAGAGGGGTGTTCAGGCGACCGAACTCTTTCAGGGCAAAGGGGGAGATGAAATCACCTG
It contains:
- a CDS encoding FKBP-type peptidyl-prolyl cis-trans isomerase encodes the protein MRHAAWGDTVLVTYIGRLDDGTIFDQVEEPQEVVIGEGKVNPAFEGALDGMAPGETKSVVLPAKLAYGPYRRRLIFRLKRSELNLPEEPVPGGVARISLKDGKQSLVTIRKVDRRHVVVDANHPLAGKDLTFTITLTAIIGE
- a CDS encoding metallophosphoesterase, with product MLVGIIADTHDNIPLIREAIGVFNREGTALNLHAGDFISPFALKEFGRLNTPLIGVFGNNDGDRDHLMRTAAEMENIDLRGDSAEVEIGSMRIGLVHGHDTALHNVLLEEGGYDAIVSGHSHRPLIGRSGTCLQINPGEACGYLSGTPTVALLETERREVRLVRL